The following is a genomic window from Nicotiana tabacum cultivar K326 chromosome 3, ASM71507v2, whole genome shotgun sequence.
aactctTTGTATACAGATATAAGCTTAAGTGCTCCATCATGAAATTTGACAGGTTCATATGATAAATGATAGAAGATGGAAGTTTTCACCTACCTGAACTACTTAAATATGCACGTAAAAATCTTTTCCGCTCCTCCAAACCTGCCACATATTGTAAGGGGCTTAATCATATTTAAAGTAAATACCCAAAAAGTACTTGCTAGGAGCATTTCGGGGAACCAGAACAGCAAAAGACATTTGCGCAAGATGATATACTATTGACTGACCGGGATACTTGCTGAAGTCCATGATATGAGGCGTTTCTGTATGATAGTCAGCAACCATTTCACAAAAGTGATTTGCAATATCAAATGCTACATGGTTGTAACCAGCATATTCATAGTCCTGTTAATAAGAAAAGATTTAAGACAGAAATTAAATCCAAATAATAACTTATAAAACAGTAATCAGCTCTGACAGTAAAATTATCAAGGTGATCCTGCTACAGAGATGAAGAGAATATAACAGACCAGATGATTGAGTGCTTTCTTATTAAAAAGGAAGCAGACATAAAAGCCACAGTGAACACTTCAGAAACCCACAAAGAAGCTTTACCGAAGCATTTCACCCCCAAACTGAATAAATTATTTCGTAGAAAGCCATAGAAACTGAGCAAGCAAAGAAGCTTCAGTAAGAATAAATAGATTTGACGGTATTTATGGTATCTTTTTGCTCCTTTCCAAGTGGATGAGCAATCAATGAACTAAAATACAAAGGCAAGAAACAAAACTGCAGCTCCAAAATAATTAAGAGCTTGATGAAGTTTTTGAAGCAGGACCCACCTACATCCTGCAGCAACAAGTCATGATACAAGCATTGCCTAGTAATTAGTCGTGGAAACACAAATCAGATTTAGATGTAATCAGCATGCATGCAAACATTCTTATAGCTAAAATCTGGGGAGGTATGCATATCATTTAGTTAATTACATTGTGCCTCTAACTTTTCATCTGTACAGATCATCTATGATTTAGAAACTTAGTAATTTAGTCGTGGAAACACAAATCAGATTTAGATGTAATCAGCATGCATGCAAACATTCTTATAGCTAAAATCTGGGGAGGTATGCATATCATTTAGTTAATTACATTGTGCCTCTAACTTTTCATCTGTACAGATCATCTATGATTTAGAAACTTAGTACTTACAATAAAGGTTATTGATCTTATCTCTTCATCCATCATTATGTTTCCATACTGCAAGTCATTGTGGCAGAATCCCATGCTTAGATGATTGCCAGCAAGACTCTTTTCCAATGCTGAAATCTCGTCTTGTAGATGGTCCAACTTGAAGTTCTTAGCTTCTTCAGCAGAAGCCAGACGTTTGGCCACATTAAGCCAATTGCTAGAGCATTAAGAGAAGAAAAGGTTGTTTAGTCATTTTGGCATATGAGAAACGTGATAATTTGGCATTTCTATTCATCAGATATGTAGTAAGAAGAAGAGCATACTGCAGTCTATCCCAGAGGATGACAGTCTTAGGACCAGGCATATCAAGCTCATGAAATTCTCTCATTTTGGCAGCAATCAAGGAAGATACCTCTGGATCATGCAGATCAGGAGCTGATAGTGTCTGAAATGCCAATAATGGAGATTGTATTATATTCGATTTATGCCCCTCATTCTCCTGAAGCATCAGTAATTACCAGTGCATCACAGATAATAATCAAGATGACGGGTAGGTTTTATAATAGTGCCAATGAAGCATGAGGAAACCCATAACCCCAGGGAAACTAGGCAAACTTCTGACCATCTAAGGAGCACTTACAGAGAAACTGCAACATGACAAACATGAGTGCGAAAGAAATGCTAGGCCTCATAATAGTTGGCTTGTGACCAAAGGAGGCCAGATCCTTCTGTCAAAGTATCAGTATGAATGGAAATGAAATATAAGAGTCGCTGACCATCTAAGCCAGCAACCACATCAGGTTTATCCAGAGGTGGCAAATTAGAACTTCATCAATACACAAACTCAAATATTGGGTGAATTATATAAAGAAACCACTAGGATGGGGCTCAAAGCCCTTAACTGAAACATTTAATCTTTTTTAAGGAGAGGCGTTGGAGCAACCAGAAAACTTGGAGCAATTTAGTTTAATCAAGCACTATTGTTAATCATGATAGGAATACACAAGTGGATATTAGGCACATGAGCATCAAGCTGGTTCACTTTTCGCATCATTCACCCAATTCCTCTCCTATTACCCTGAAACAATGTTCCTCTTTTCCCAGTCAGCATAAGGTCACTTGGTTGCAACTTGTGACCATGCAAAGCTGCCCTTAGCCCAGCAGCCCACTTCACACCATTATCCTTCATACTGTAGTCCATTTTTTGGGCGTTGGACCTTGCATTTTCATCAGAAAAAAAAAGTGTTTCTTTGTATAGTTTAGTGGAGTATCAGCAAGAAAGAAAAGCACATAAACGACATTGAGGATTATACCATATATTAATATTATCTAAATTAGACCTAGCATTGCATGATGCCAGAAAAGTCTCATTTTTTTTAATCACAAAGTATCAGCTAAAATGCATCATACCACCATTCTGATAGCAATCATAACAATAACAGAAACAACACCAAGGAGGAAAAAAGCATATTGACAATTACGAAGACGTTCACCATCACATACTCCATCTCTCCTAAAATTATCCATGTTAATTGCATTTTTACATATCCATGCAGTTAGCAAAAATTGTAAAATCTCAATCACAACAATACTTTATAACTAGCCAAAAAAGCTTTTTAGGAATAAAACCGAAAATGGTAAGCTGTTAGAAAAACTGACCCGAGCTCGAATGAACTCCTCAATACGACCATTGTTAAAGCGACCAAGCAAACGAGGTCCTTGACCTTGCTTAGACATGAAttcaaaaatcctaatttcattCTGTCTATCAAAAAACACATCCACGCCTTTCCCATAGATCCTCACCAACACTTTCCTAGATCGCTGCTGCTCCGGATTCCTACTTGGCCATTTGATTTGATATACCATGTTAGTCATTGCACCCTTTAATCGAAACACATGTAATGCATTTGGATCCACTATATCGTCCCATACTGATGCCAATTTCTTTAATATCACCTTTGCCTCTTCTGGAATTACGTCTTCCTTGTTCTCTGATGCTGAATTTTCCATTGAAATGgcaattgaaaattttgaagCTAATTTAATAAACTAGTGAGGAATTTTGATGGGGTTGTTCATATTGGTGTATGAGTTTTGTTTCGTAATATGCTGGGGAATGTGCTGTCCTTTTTATTGCGTCCACGTGGCTCCTTCGGATTTTTCGAACTGATTAGATTGGATTTTGAGTTCCTAGGAATTTGACTTTGATATATATTATTGGTGTACGAGAAATACAATCTGCTCGATTTAGTGGACTGCAGTGCAAAAGAAACGACAACTTAATATTTCGGTTTTCTaaaatacataaaccaaaaaaaatactagaaaatattgtttaataaatttattgtaagctTTTTTATTAAACTGTTTTAATCactcaaaacatcattttttaaaaattttacgaTTATTTTGGTGAGGGATAGGTGGATTTGATCCTCGCCACACGATAAAGGATGATGGGTTCACATATGCAACCTTACTTAAAGATATAATTCAAAGTCATTTAACTCGAGAATTCTTAATATTTTAATACTTATAGATATGGAAATAAAATATTAgtgtctcttttttttcaaaatcacaCGAATGGGTAAAACTATAATATATTGGAACATGTTACTTTGAGatattataattaatatttttttcataaatttaagggaacaacaatataTACTCACATATGCTTTCAAATTTAGTCCAATGATTAAAATAGATGATTTCAAAAACTTTAATATTGAAACAAAGATCAAGATGTAGAATATATTAATATTgccttttcaaaaaaaattatatttgtatATTTCAATTTATTTTAACGAAAATTTCatgacaaaaaaatattttttttcttgttactAAGCGTAGAAGGATGAATCAAGTGGGGATGAGGTTCCAACTTGTTACTCGGGATGTGAAACAACAATCTGTGATTcatttagttaatttttattaCTCGCGAAAGTAATGAGATTCCAAGTTGTCTTTATCCTCTAACTTTTTTTTTGCCAATAATACTACAACTTCAGATAtgttataaaatattataattatattagtgTATGTCTATGATTCCTAAAGAAGTTATTCCCACTATTCTTCTCCATTATGTAGATAATTTTTACTACTTTTCACTATTATAGTTGTAAGTTCCACATCTTCATAACCTCCCCATGATCTCAAATGTTTAATGTCATGTCTATGGCATTCTTTTATATACCTCTATGTaatcctataaatagagggttttgGTACCACATTGTATACACTTGAATGCACGAAAGAAATAAGAATATTTTCTCTATTGCTCCCTacattcttgtttattttcttattttattactttctatAACACGTTATCGGGACGATTTGCTATTTATCTACACTTCCTACGAGAGATAACATAATTGTAAACTTAGCTTTGTTGAGGTCTTGACTTCTGTTAGTGTGATATAGAGGTCAATAGCTTTCATGTTTTGGTACTATTCTTATACCACAGTTATATGGCCATCAAACAGTAAGAAGCCCTCTACTGATCATTATAAGCGTATGAACAAGGTATGCACATTTCTAATAAATAAGGCAAATGAGGTATGTAAGTAATCTTGAATCAAATTCCTGAAATTTACATAATTATTTGTAGAGTGAGTCCATTTCTCGTGCCATTTACAataatgttttctttttctttctccttctttaggTATCTTATGTTCAGACAGACATGTCAAAAGCTGTTGATAATATGACGGCTGCTTCAGATTTTCGCATTTGATCCTGGAAGAAGGGAAAGCAAGTATGCCCGCTTACCCTCACTGACAAAGGTAAAAAAGGATGAGAAAAGAAAGTCTCACTACTTAATGGCTTTCGATCTTCTTTCCCCCATATAGATATTGAATAGAACGAGTTCGCTTCATGATTTCGCTGGTTGTAGCATTTGGCTACCACGCGAGCCTTGTAGCGATCAATAGTCTCATCAGACTTTGACTTTCTCTTGTATAACCACTTGCGAGCCGATACACAAATTTATAAATCAAAATTTAGCAGGAAAATGGGATGAAGCCcgccagaaagcttttgacaaacttagtataaattataattataactAGTATTACTACCTGCACGATGCGCGGATAATATTATGATCCTATTATATTCtattaattaaaaagaataaattatatgaatAACTATTGACATaaacttaaatattataatgcCATATATAGTCGGTGATacacaaataaaaataaattatgattcaaaaataaatactCATTTCCTTTCAATTTACATAAAGTATTCTTCTTATTAGTCTATtccaaaagaatgacacatttaattttagatttttcattttacctattttaccTGTAATGAGAAGCTCTTACTCACATACAACTATCACAACCCCATAAAACTTTTaggaccacaagtttcaaaagttttctttttcgttcttaaacttcgtgtcaagtcaatcaacaacaacaacccaatgagatcccacaagtggagtctaGGGAATGTAgggtgtatgcagaccttacccctactccggaggagtagagaggctaGTTTCGATAGACCCTCGATACAAGAAGAAGGAAAGAGACAGTGTATCAATAACAACTAAATTCAAACTATCTCATCAAAATTGAAACTGAGTGAAACAATACTAAATAGAGTAATGACTAATAAAAATACATTTAGCAATATCTTaagttaaattataaaaatatgttatATTATTATCTCAACATAATAATTTCtcacatcaacatcaacatcaactTCTACCAACCTAAAATTTTATAATGATAAATTAATATATACACACATGATGATTTATTGACAACCAATATAAGACtattcttcttctttccttttcagATTCAAAATAATCTTATTTACTACCTTtccatttaaattaaaaaaataatcttttaattttaaattaaattaaacatTATTATAAATATTATCCGAAATTGTCTTTCAGTTCAATTTTTTTTGGTCAAAACTTTATTAGTTAAGATAGGGTAGTTGGTtatatttataataatatttaGCTTAGCCACAAATGCACATAattcttttcatatatatatatatattgatttgaACTGATTGATGAAGAAAGTGCAATATCACCAAAGCAAATTTTCCTTTATTAATCATCATACAAGTTGATGCTTTAATTCATATTTTCACTCTTTTGTTATCATTACTAATATAATATAAATCTTAATTTCATATTTGCTATACTTAAATTTATCGAATTAACGTTTTAGAGCACAGGGAGAAGTGAACGTTGTTGATCAATTAACGTAGTTACGAAAGCTAAGTTTTGATCCAACAACTCGGTAATTATAATTATGGGTTCAAACCtagattttttagttttatttctaGTAACAaacacttttttatttttctgttgtgaaaatttttagaaaattCTTTCTTATTATTTAGAACAATTCGCCTCACTCATTGAGCCTCCCATTTGAATTGGAATATTAATGTATTGATTAgcttttctaattaattaaacaataaattcaaatttaattttcttttcatttagattcaaaagaatcttatttactatctttctatttaaattaaagaaatatcATATCTTCTAATTTAAATTAAATACTGTAACAAATATTGTCCTAAATTGTCAAGTTGCTTtatattagcttgccacttggttAAATGAGAAGGCAaactttctatatatatatatatattatggtttACAATTTGATATGATCCTTCTGTCATGTTCTCATCTTTTAACTTCTGTTAGTAGCTACTTGGTGATACATGATGGAAATTAAAAAGTCAACATACCAAGTAATTTTTCGATAATTAATACTTTCCGATTGGATAACCTCGGCTGACTAACTAGCTATTTTTACTACAAAATCATGcttgataattcataaaagtgTGTTAGGTTGTCGCTTAAATGATGATATCCTCGTAAGAATTTAAATGTGTTTTCTGTAATTTTGTATATACTTTAGATAGTTTGATCTTGTCTTAAGGTTTTGTTAAGTTAGGCACCTATTTGACATAAAAACTGGAGTATTGCTTTCATTGTTTGGGTGGTTTCTCTGTAGAAAGTACTGGATTGCTTTATTTCACACACAACGATCAGAATGCAATGTACATGTAATTTGATTTTTATT
Proteins encoded in this region:
- the LOC107825972 gene encoding putative choline kinase 2 codes for the protein MENSASENKEDVIPEEAKVILKKLASVWDDIVDPNALHVFRLKGAMTNMVYQIKWPSRNPEQQRSRKVLVRIYGKGVDVFFDRQNEIRIFEFMSKQGQGPRLLGRFNNGRIEEFIRARTLSAPDLHDPEVSSLIAAKMREFHELDMPGPKTVILWDRLHNWLNVAKRLASAEEAKNFKLDHLQDEISALEKSLAGNHLSMGFCHNDLQYGNIMMDEEIRSITFIDYEYAGYNHVAFDIANHFCEMVADYHTETPHIMDFSKYPGLEERKRFLRAYLSSSGGSPSEPELEKLAQEVEKYTLASHLFWGLWGIISHHVNKIDFNYLEYARQRFQPYWSKKPELLGSSGSKKG